The following proteins are encoded in a genomic region of Actinomycetota bacterium:
- a CDS encoding Type 1 glutamine amidotransferase-like domain-containing protein — protein MRFLLTSAGIKNTSIHDALVDLLGKPIAESNALCIPTATYANPGGAGRAWNFIAGREPRTPMCELGWRSLGVLELTALPSLDGEHWVTVVEETDALLVNGGDPLYLCYWMRQSGLADLLPSLRETVYVGLSAGSMVMAPSIGEDFVGWKPPTGGDETLGLVGFSMFPHLDHEDLPENTMADAERWAAGMPVPCYAIDDQTAIKVTDDAVEVVSEGHWKQFAP, from the coding sequence TTGAGGTTTCTGCTCACGTCCGCTGGCATCAAGAACACGAGCATCCACGACGCGCTGGTCGATCTCCTGGGCAAACCGATCGCCGAGTCCAACGCTCTCTGCATCCCGACCGCGACGTACGCCAACCCGGGTGGTGCTGGCCGGGCATGGAACTTCATCGCCGGGCGAGAGCCCAGGACCCCCATGTGCGAACTCGGCTGGAGATCGTTGGGCGTGCTGGAGCTCACGGCGCTGCCCAGCCTCGATGGAGAGCATTGGGTCACCGTGGTCGAGGAGACCGACGCCCTGCTGGTGAATGGCGGCGATCCCCTGTATCTGTGCTACTGGATGCGTCAGTCCGGGCTGGCGGACCTCTTGCCGTCGTTGCGCGAGACGGTCTACGTGGGCCTGAGCGCCGGGAGTATGGTGATGGCCCCCAGCATCGGGGAGGACTTCGTCGGCTGGAAGCCGCCCACGGGTGGCGATGAAACGCTGGGACTGGTTGGTTTCTCGATGTTTCCGCACCTGGATCACGAGGACCTGCCGGAGAACACCATGGCCGATGCCGAACGATGGGCCGCCGGCATGCCGGTGCCGTGCTATGCGATCGACGATCAGACCGCCATCAAAGTGACCGACGACGCCGTCGAAGTCGTCTCCGAGGGGCACTGGAAGCAGTTCGCCCCCTGA
- a CDS encoding NAD(P)-dependent alcohol dehydrogenase: MKAWVYERYGSPDVLRFEEVETPTPAGDEVAVRVQACGLNAADWHVMRADPFLVRLRFGLRRPRHPMIAGCDISGVVESVGERVTRFSSGDHVFAEVGFTGGLAELVTVRADHIAMMPTNCTFEQAAAVPVSGGTALQAIRDAGQVGPGTTVLLIGASGGVGTFALQIARALGGAVTAVCGPAALELVRSLGAVEVIDYTAEKYVDAGRTYDVVVNNGGTHSLHSLRRTLTPRGTLAAVGGSQHGGLFGPGAVAMRGKIVAPFVSQRLVAVEGENDEATLATLAAMIEAGDVTPVIDRVYPLGEAPDALRYVENGHPKGKVVVTVGEERI; the protein is encoded by the coding sequence ATGAAGGCGTGGGTGTACGAAAGGTACGGGTCGCCCGACGTGCTCAGGTTCGAGGAGGTCGAGACACCGACGCCGGCCGGTGATGAGGTGGCGGTGCGCGTTCAAGCCTGTGGGCTCAACGCGGCCGACTGGCACGTGATGCGGGCCGACCCGTTCCTGGTTCGGCTCAGGTTCGGGCTCCGGCGGCCTCGCCACCCGATGATCGCCGGCTGCGACATCTCGGGCGTGGTCGAGTCGGTCGGCGAGCGCGTCACGCGGTTCTCTTCGGGCGACCACGTCTTCGCGGAGGTGGGGTTCACCGGGGGCCTCGCCGAGCTCGTCACGGTCCGAGCCGACCACATCGCGATGATGCCGACCAACTGCACGTTCGAGCAGGCCGCCGCGGTGCCCGTGTCGGGCGGCACGGCGCTCCAGGCGATCCGCGATGCCGGCCAGGTCGGGCCCGGAACGACCGTGCTCCTGATCGGAGCATCGGGCGGCGTCGGCACCTTCGCCCTGCAGATCGCCCGAGCCCTCGGCGGAGCGGTCACCGCGGTGTGCGGTCCGGCGGCCCTCGAGCTCGTCCGCTCCCTCGGCGCCGTCGAGGTGATCGACTACACCGCCGAGAAGTACGTTGACGCCGGCCGGACCTACGACGTCGTCGTGAACAACGGGGGCACCCACTCGCTGCATTCTCTCCGCCGCACTCTCACCCCCAGGGGCACCCTTGCGGCCGTGGGTGGCTCACAACACGGCGGCCTGTTCGGCCCCGGCGCGGTCGCGATGCGCGGCAAGATCGTCGCGCCGTTCGTGTCGCAGCGGCTCGTGGCCGTCGAAGGTGAGAACGACGAGGCCACCCTCGCGACCCTCGCGGCGATGATCGAGGCGGGCGACGTTACCCCGGTGATCGATCGTGTCTACCCGCTCGGGGAGGCACCCGACGCGCTCCGATACGTCGAAAACGGACACCCGAAGGGCAAGGTCGTCGTGACGGTCGGCGAGGAGCGGATCTGA
- a CDS encoding sigma-70 family RNA polymerase sigma factor, with translation MVADMGAEQWRASRLAEVYVRSAPAGYRLAYLLTGDRALAEDLVQETFLRFVGRLHHLRDPEAFDAYLRRTIVNLSKDVFRRRAIGRSYLQRRTAEVREGHIDRDVAAYESMRTALLSLPPRQRAAIALRYYEDLHE, from the coding sequence ATGGTCGCCGACATGGGAGCCGAGCAGTGGCGTGCAAGCCGGCTGGCGGAGGTCTACGTGCGGTCGGCCCCGGCCGGGTACCGGCTCGCCTACCTGCTGACGGGCGACCGGGCGCTCGCCGAGGATCTCGTCCAGGAGACGTTCCTTCGGTTCGTCGGTCGCCTGCACCACCTGCGAGACCCCGAGGCGTTCGACGCCTACCTCCGCCGGACGATCGTCAACTTGTCGAAGGACGTCTTCCGCCGCCGTGCGATCGGGCGGTCCTACCTCCAGCGGCGGACCGCCGAGGTCCGCGAAGGCCACATCGACCGAGACGTCGCCGCGTACGAATCGATGCGCACGGCGCTGCTCTCGCTCCCGCCACGGCAGCGCGCTGCGATCGCTCTCCGCTACTACGAGGATCTCCACGAGTAG
- a CDS encoding dihydrofolate reductase family protein, translated as MSDTSTGKVVVNRSMSLDGFIAGPGHTMDWGAGRPLADFVAPDDLQEIAAATGAMLIGRRTHEVGKRMEADEPGSVDYPSSGPFFVLTHEPPDPPDPGVTFLSGDIGEAVATALDAAGGKNLEILGADVAGQCLGRGLVDEILVYVMPVLLGDGIRFSPPSLPRIDLEPVSSSRSRDVTILRFHVRK; from the coding sequence GTGAGCGATACGAGCACTGGAAAGGTGGTCGTGAACAGGTCGATGTCGCTTGATGGCTTCATCGCCGGTCCCGGCCACACGATGGACTGGGGCGCCGGTCGCCCTCTCGCCGACTTCGTGGCACCGGACGATCTCCAGGAGATCGCGGCCGCTACCGGCGCCATGCTCATCGGCCGGCGGACCCACGAGGTGGGCAAGAGGATGGAGGCCGACGAGCCAGGGAGCGTCGACTACCCCTCTTCCGGACCCTTCTTCGTCCTGACGCACGAGCCGCCGGACCCGCCGGACCCTGGGGTCACGTTCCTCAGCGGCGATATCGGGGAAGCGGTCGCCACGGCACTGGACGCTGCGGGCGGGAAGAACCTGGAGATCCTCGGCGCCGACGTGGCCGGCCAGTGCCTGGGGCGGGGGCTCGTCGACGAGATCTTGGTGTATGTGATGCCGGTGCTGCTCGGCGACGGCATTCGCTTCTCCCCCCCGAGCCTCCCCAGGATCGACCTGGAACCGGTCAGTAGCTCGCGGTCGCGAGACGTCACCATCCTCCGGTTCCACGTCCGCAAGTAG